Proteins from a single region of Methanoculleus taiwanensis:
- the acsB gene encoding acetyl-CoA decarbonylase/synthase complex subunit alpha/beta: MNSIDAAVQHGNASLDGAMQRLEGQFSYEGTAYALPVTYAVTGIAVQTADDARDAYERSGMNPLVASECLMAARSASEGGKKEPYTGFIGDAILRKLGYSLVDGSVVGIGLLVGTPESGEAAAAICRELQEKYMLTFLAGGVVSALGEAGVHVGLDYRLVPLGPDGADGIHFADIIARVAMMFGGVQPGDLDRLLVYAAERAKAFVVAFPGLTEEEIAFVEALQVLGIPILTTGGYEGGTWIRTAPADTVRTGMEMRGIRVAVTAIPIPMACSPAFEGKSIRKEEMYVEFGGGRTPAFELLRMRPQEEFRDGAVSVVGPDVDSVAPGTALPLAVLVDVAGQRMKKDFEPVLERRIHTFINYGEGSWHVAQRDMIWVRISKDAVAKGVTIGDLGTLLAHKFRMEFPDHIDAVQVTLVTDGQKVREMLPEARTLYAERDERIAGMKDEDTETFYSCTLCQTFAPNHVCIITPERPALCGAITWLDARIAYEITPAGANQPVRKGDVIDPVLGEFAGVNRFVKKASHGETDRVSLYSMLENPMTACGCFECIAAIVPEVSGILIVNRDFGGETPLGMTFSTLAGTIGGGAQTPGFVGVSRNYIVSDRFLQAENGIERVVWMPSTLKEELRDRLRARLESLDMPNISEKIADETTAPTLDDLIAFLERVDHPVLKMKPLI, from the coding sequence ATGAACAGTATCGATGCGGCGGTGCAGCACGGAAATGCCAGCCTCGATGGGGCCATGCAACGGCTGGAAGGGCAGTTCTCATACGAAGGGACCGCATACGCCCTCCCCGTCACGTATGCCGTCACCGGCATAGCCGTGCAGACCGCAGATGATGCCCGGGATGCATACGAGCGGTCGGGAATGAATCCGCTCGTCGCATCCGAGTGCCTGATGGCGGCACGGAGCGCCTCGGAAGGCGGCAAGAAGGAGCCATACACGGGATTTATCGGCGATGCCATACTGCGGAAGCTCGGCTACTCGCTGGTCGACGGGAGTGTCGTCGGCATCGGTCTGCTCGTGGGGACGCCTGAGAGCGGTGAAGCGGCGGCCGCCATCTGCAGGGAGCTGCAGGAGAAGTACATGCTCACGTTCCTCGCGGGCGGGGTCGTATCGGCCCTGGGTGAGGCCGGCGTCCACGTGGGGCTCGATTACCGCCTGGTGCCGCTCGGCCCCGACGGGGCGGATGGGATCCACTTTGCCGATATCATCGCCCGTGTCGCGATGATGTTCGGCGGAGTCCAACCCGGCGATCTCGACCGCCTGCTGGTCTACGCTGCGGAACGGGCAAAGGCATTCGTCGTTGCCTTCCCCGGTCTCACGGAGGAGGAGATCGCATTCGTCGAGGCACTGCAGGTTCTCGGGATTCCGATCCTCACGACGGGCGGCTACGAAGGAGGGACCTGGATCCGCACCGCTCCCGCCGATACGGTCAGGACGGGAATGGAGATGCGAGGGATCAGGGTCGCCGTCACTGCGATACCTATCCCCATGGCCTGTTCTCCCGCCTTTGAGGGGAAGAGCATCCGCAAGGAAGAGATGTACGTGGAGTTCGGCGGGGGACGGACACCGGCATTCGAACTCCTCCGGATGCGCCCGCAAGAAGAGTTCCGTGACGGTGCGGTCAGCGTCGTCGGCCCGGACGTGGACTCGGTCGCCCCGGGCACCGCTCTCCCCCTTGCCGTCCTCGTGGATGTCGCAGGGCAGAGGATGAAGAAGGACTTTGAACCGGTACTGGAGCGGAGAATCCACACGTTCATCAACTACGGCGAGGGGTCCTGGCATGTCGCGCAGCGGGACATGATCTGGGTCCGTATCTCGAAGGATGCGGTCGCCAAAGGGGTGACGATCGGCGATCTCGGAACGCTGCTCGCCCACAAGTTCAGGATGGAGTTTCCCGACCATATCGATGCAGTGCAGGTGACGCTGGTCACCGACGGCCAAAAGGTCAGGGAGATGCTCCCGGAGGCGCGTACACTCTATGCCGAACGGGATGAGCGTATCGCCGGCATGAAGGACGAAGACACGGAGACCTTCTACTCCTGCACACTCTGCCAGACGTTCGCCCCAAACCACGTCTGCATCATCACTCCCGAGCGCCCCGCACTCTGCGGCGCCATCACCTGGCTTGATGCCCGCATCGCATACGAGATCACCCCGGCCGGGGCAAACCAGCCCGTCCGGAAAGGCGATGTGATCGATCCGGTGCTCGGAGAGTTTGCAGGCGTGAACCGGTTCGTGAAGAAGGCATCCCACGGCGAGACTGACCGGGTTTCCCTGTACAGCATGCTGGAGAACCCGATGACCGCCTGCGGATGCTTTGAGTGCATCGCCGCCATCGTCCCGGAGGTGAGCGGCATCCTGATCGTCAACCGTGACTTCGGTGGTGAGACCCCGCTCGGGATGACCTTCTCCACCCTTGCCGGCACCATCGGGGGCGGGGCGCAGACCCCGGGATTCGTCGGAGTATCCAGGAACTATATCGTCAGCGACCGGTTCCTCCAGGCAGAGAACGGCATCGAACGGGTCGTCTGGATGCCGTCGACCCTCAAGGAGGAACTCCGGGATCGGCTACGTGCGAGACTGGAGAGCCTGGACATGCCGAACATCTCGGAAAAGATCGCCGACGAGACGACCGCACCGACG
- a CDS encoding DUF2115 domain-containing protein, producing MHNSRHAADSERLHIEGVCALLASARTKAELGTLLAREAERYTLADLQVIGGRLYREVASLPSPYREAVRPYFTEQILGAYHRLISMHRSGRFTAMAEPIADREAAAAYFAMVPEGCFCWDDTGADNYGPRHRFFYYLVAAFEMFVLNRPGHPVGMPFPGGFAVEERSGRFLCPVRDREKDVPHSLCNFCPAEQSEMP from the coding sequence ATGCACAACAGCAGACACGCTGCGGATTCAGAACGCCTGCATATCGAGGGAGTCTGCGCCCTACTTGCATCCGCACGGACAAAGGCCGAGCTCGGCACCTTGCTCGCCCGCGAGGCGGAACGCTACACGCTCGCCGATCTCCAGGTGATCGGCGGACGGCTCTACCGGGAGGTCGCGAGCCTTCCTTCACCCTACCGCGAGGCGGTGCGCCCGTACTTCACCGAGCAGATCCTCGGCGCGTACCACCGTCTCATCTCGATGCACCGGAGCGGGCGCTTCACTGCTATGGCGGAGCCGATCGCCGACCGGGAGGCTGCCGCCGCCTACTTCGCCATGGTGCCGGAAGGGTGCTTTTGCTGGGACGATACCGGGGCGGACAACTACGGCCCCCGCCACCGCTTCTTCTACTACCTCGTCGCCGCATTCGAGATGTTCGTCCTCAACCGCCCCGGCCACCCGGTCGGGATGCCGTTTCCCGGCGGGTTTGCCGTGGAAGAGAGGAGCGGCAGATTCCTCTGCCCCGTGCGCGACCGGGAGAAAGACGTGCCTCACTCGCTCTGCAACTTCTGCCCTGCGGAGCAGAGCGAGATGCCGTAG
- the corA gene encoding magnesium/cobalt transporter CorA, whose protein sequence is MTPDPSRSSLKQGLPPGTLVHIGERRDEPVTISVITYDEQHYDERCAVAPESLPDLPDGRYTTWINVNGLHETGLVKAVGDRAGLHPLTEEDIVNTRQRPKLEEYDDYLYIVTRMLRYEEGAVRSEQVSLILGPSFVISFQERAGDVFDPIRERLRLGKGRIRKEGADYLTYTLLDAVVDGYFLVLEEFGDAIEGIEEEVLASADAETLQAIYAAKRELIELRRSVWPLREVVGALERGESPLIQKAMRVYLRDVYDHTFQVAETVETYRDTVAGVLDLYLSEQSRRMSEVMKVLTVIATIFIPLTFIAGVYGMNFRHMPELDHPWAYPAALVGMATVAIAMLIWFWRKRWI, encoded by the coding sequence GTGACGCCCGATCCGTCCCGGAGCTCACTGAAGCAGGGGCTCCCGCCGGGAACGCTCGTCCATATCGGCGAGCGGCGGGATGAACCCGTCACGATATCGGTGATCACCTACGACGAGCAGCACTACGACGAGCGATGCGCCGTCGCCCCTGAGAGCCTCCCTGACCTGCCGGACGGCCGGTATACGACCTGGATCAACGTGAACGGCCTCCACGAGACTGGGCTTGTCAAGGCGGTCGGGGATCGGGCCGGCCTGCACCCGCTGACCGAGGAGGATATCGTCAACACGCGGCAGCGGCCGAAGCTCGAGGAGTATGACGACTACCTCTACATCGTCACGAGGATGCTCCGCTATGAAGAGGGTGCCGTCCGGAGCGAGCAGGTCAGCCTGATCCTCGGGCCTTCGTTCGTCATCTCATTCCAGGAGCGGGCAGGAGACGTCTTCGATCCGATCCGGGAGCGGCTCAGGCTCGGCAAAGGCCGTATCCGGAAAGAGGGGGCGGACTACCTCACCTACACGCTGCTCGACGCCGTGGTCGACGGCTACTTCCTGGTGCTCGAGGAGTTCGGGGATGCTATCGAGGGGATCGAAGAGGAGGTGCTCGCATCCGCAGACGCAGAAACCCTTCAGGCGATCTATGCCGCAAAGCGGGAGCTGATCGAACTCCGGCGCTCGGTCTGGCCGCTCCGGGAGGTGGTGGGCGCCCTTGAGCGCGGGGAGTCGCCCCTGATCCAAAAAGCGATGCGGGTGTACCTCCGGGACGTCTACGACCACACCTTCCAGGTGGCGGAGACGGTCGAGACCTACCGGGATACGGTGGCAGGCGTCCTCGACCTCTACCTCTCCGAGCAGAGCAGGCGGATGAGCGAGGTGATGAAGGTCCTGACCGTCATCGCGACGATCTTCATCCCGCTCACCTTCATCGCCGGGGTCTACGGGATGAACTTCCGGCATATGCCGGAGCTCGACCACCCGTGGGCGTACCCGGCAGCGCTCGTCGGGATGGCGACCGTCGCAATCGCGATGCTGATCTGGTTCTGGCGAAAACGATGGATATGA
- a CDS encoding mechanosensitive ion channel family protein, protein MDDDARKQRNEFFRDTVRVLISLALLAGITVSFWLADQIFPDISLEKLYLTFLAVTIIYLIFTVIRWIALRQIREKKTRYSFKRTVSVLYYIIIIAVTVRIWIDTNYIFVAYGIIGAGIAIALQDLFKNFVGGILIFVSRIYTVGDRIELEETMGDVIDIGILNTTLLEIHERGVQGDQPTGRITTVPNGAILSSKSFNFTKDHSFIWDEISIPITYDTDWRRATELFLAIVTKETEEITLQAEREIARIGEKYYFPKKVVEPSIYLTLTDNWITFDIRYVTEVRTRRILKDELSRKLLEAVEESGYIAIATENIIVYEGGPFEGAS, encoded by the coding sequence ATGGACGACGATGCCAGGAAGCAACGTAACGAGTTTTTCCGGGATACCGTCCGGGTGCTGATCAGCCTCGCGCTCCTCGCGGGCATCACGGTATCGTTCTGGCTCGCGGATCAGATCTTCCCCGACATCTCCCTTGAGAAGCTCTACCTCACGTTCCTCGCCGTGACGATCATCTACCTCATCTTTACCGTCATCCGGTGGATAGCGCTCCGGCAAATCCGGGAAAAGAAGACACGCTACTCGTTCAAACGCACCGTCTCGGTGCTCTACTATATCATCATCATCGCCGTCACCGTCCGGATCTGGATCGACACAAACTACATCTTCGTCGCCTACGGCATCATCGGCGCCGGCATCGCCATCGCCCTCCAGGACCTCTTCAAGAATTTCGTCGGCGGCATCCTTATCTTCGTCTCCCGGATCTACACCGTCGGCGACCGGATCGAGCTTGAGGAGACGATGGGAGACGTTATCGATATCGGGATCCTGAATACCACGCTTCTTGAGATCCACGAACGGGGAGTACAGGGCGACCAGCCGACGGGCCGTATCACGACGGTGCCGAACGGCGCCATCCTCAGCTCCAAGAGCTTCAACTTCACCAAAGACCACTCCTTCATCTGGGACGAGATCTCGATCCCCATCACCTACGACACGGACTGGCGACGGGCAACCGAACTCTTCCTTGCGATCGTCACGAAGGAGACTGAAGAGATCACCCTCCAGGCGGAACGGGAGATCGCCCGGATCGGCGAGAAGTACTACTTCCCGAAGAAGGTCGTCGAACCTTCGATCTACCTGACGCTCACCGACAACTGGATCACCTTCGATATCAGGTACGTGACCGAGGTGCGGACGCGGAGGATCCTGAAGGACGAGCTCTCCCGGAAACTCCTGGAGGCGGTCGAAGAGTCCGGCTACATCGCGATCGCCACCGAGAATATCATCGTCTACGAGGGAGGACCTTTCGAGGGAGCATCGTGA
- a CDS encoding DUF5654 family protein yields MLPTTDVIDKMAALITAAFGLVAALAWNSAIQALFREYFGPQTTIPAMFVYAIVVTVIAVIATLWIGRIAARAKEIV; encoded by the coding sequence ACCACGGACGTTATCGATAAAATGGCCGCGCTCATCACCGCCGCCTTCGGGCTGGTTGCCGCACTCGCATGGAACTCGGCTATCCAGGCGCTGTTCAGGGAGTACTTCGGGCCGCAGACCACCATCCCGGCAATGTTCGTCTACGCGATTGTCGTGACGGTCATCGCCGTCATCGCAACACTCTGGATAGGGCGCATCGCCGCCCGGGCGAAAGAGATTGTGTGA